The sequence GAAGTCCGTCGGAGGACGTCGGAGGAGTCGTTATGCGCATTCACGTTCATCGCACCGGCGGTTTTGCGGGCGTCGACCGCCGCGCCGAGGTCGACACCTCGGGCCGCCCGGACGCCGAGGACTGGCAGAGCCTGGCCAAGGACGCCGTCGCCACCGCCCGCACCGAGCCCCCCGTCGGAGTCCCGGACGGCTTCAGCTACCAGATCACGGTCGACGGCCGGACGGTCTACTGCTCCGACCCCCGCCTCACCGACGAGCAGCGCAAGCTGATCACCAAGGTGATGAAGGAAGGGGCGTAAGGGCCAGGGGCACCACCAGGTCCCGCCCCCGCCCGGGCCAGGCCGGCGCGGCATGCAACTTCCCGCCGCCGCTTGCCCCTTGACA is a genomic window of Streptomyces sp. Edi2 containing:
- a CDS encoding protealysin inhibitor emfourin; translation: MRIHVHRTGGFAGVDRRAEVDTSGRPDAEDWQSLAKDAVATARTEPPVGVPDGFSYQITVDGRTVYCSDPRLTDEQRKLITKVMKEGA